GGCGGCGCCGGAGGGGCAAAAATCGGTGACCCGTGGTGATGGACCATGAACCATGCGCCGGCCCGCTTTTCAAAGACATTGGTGCTTAATACCTGGGAGCGGGAGCCGCCACCCGGTCCGCTCGATTCGAGGTTTTCGATCAACACCACCCAGGCCAAGTCGCCCAGCACCTCGACTCGGACATCGCTCAGATTGAACCGCATCGACTCCGTATTGGTAAAAATCCGCTCCCAGCTCGCCATCACCGGTCCCCAGCCGCACAGCAGCGGCCAGCCCGGATGGACGCATTTGATAT
This portion of the Desulfurellaceae bacterium genome encodes:
- a CDS encoding nuclear transport factor 2 family protein, with product MNDTAAVLAANRAFYQAFETLELREMEKMWLQESYIKCVHPGWPLLCGWGPVMASWERIFTNTESMRFNLSDVRVEVLGDLAWVVLIENLESSGPGGGSRSQVLSTNVFEKRAGAWFMVHHHGSPIFAPPAPPEDQLH